The genomic window GGCGATGTGGGGGCCGGCCAGCCTGCCCTCGTCGATGAGGCGCTTGAGGTTCAGGTCGGCGTAGGGCTCGACGCTGCCTGCGGTGCGGATGGTGGTGACCCCCGCGGCCAGGTACAGGCGCGGAGAGGAGAACGTCATCTGCGGCACCAGGAGGGGCGAGTCGGCGGTGCCGTCGGGGCGCAGGTTGGGGCGGGCGATGTGGAACAGGTGGTCGTGCATGCCCACCAGCCCCGGCAGGACGGTGGCTCCGCGCAGGTCCACCACCACCCGGCCGGGGGCGGGCTGGACGTCGGCCCCGGGCGTGATGCGGGCGATGCGGCCCCCTTCGATGACCAGGTTCCGGTCCTCCACGGCGGGGCCGCCCAGGCCGTCCACGATGCGCGCATGCGCGAGGACGATGCTGGGCGCGTCGTACTTCACGAAGGGCCGGACCTCGGGCCCCAGGGGGGCCGCGGCCCGGAGGGGGCAGAGGGCCAGCATCAGGATCAGCCGTGGGAGGATCATCGCCGGGCTCCTCGAAAGGGCCCATTGTAGCGTCACAGGCCCAGCGCCTTGATCTTCTGGTAGAGGGTGCTGCGGGGGATGTCCAGGCGGCGCGCGGCGAGCTCCACCCTGCCCCCCTCCTCCTTGAGCACCTGGACGATGTGGAACCTCTCCATCTCCTTGAGGGTCAGCCGGGAGGAAACGGCCTCGGCCCCGGCCCTGGGGCTGGAGGCGAAGTCCAGGTCCACCGATTCGATGAGGAGGGTCCGGGCCCCCAGCAGGGCCCGCTCCAGGACGTTGCGCAGTTCCCGGATGTTGCCGGGCCAGCCGTGGCGCTGCAGCACGCCCAGGGCCTCGCGGCTCAGCCTGACGGGCTCGCGGCCCCACTCCTCGGTGATCCGGCCCAGGAGGCTCTGGGCCAGGTCCGGGATGTCCTCGGCCCGCTCCGAAAGGGGGGGCACGGTGATCTGGATGGCGCTGACCCGGTAGAACAGGTCGGCCCGGAACTGCCGCTCCTGCACCAGGACCTCGAGGTTCCGATGGGTGGCGCCGATGAGGCGGAAGTCCACCTTCCGGTCGTGCACCTCGCCCAGCCTCCGGAACCGCTTCTCCTCCAGGGCCTTCAGCAGCTTGGGCTGGATCTGGAGATCCATGTCGCCCAGTTCGTCCAGGAAGACCGTGCCGCGGTTGGCGGCCTCCAGCAGCCCCACCTTGGCGGCCACGGCGCCCGTGAACGCGCCCTTCTCGTGACCGAAGAGCTCGGTGTCCAGGAACTCCCGCGTGAACCCGCCGCAGTTCAGCTCCAGCAGCGGCTCGAGGCCGCGGGAGCTGTGGCGGTGCAGCCAGCGGGCCAGTTCGCTCTTGCCGGTGCCGGTGTCGCCCTGGATGAGGATGGGGCTCTCCGCCGCCGCGGCGCGGGTGGCCTGCTCCTCCAGCTTCCGGATGGCCGGACTTTCCCCCAGGAAGAGGTCCATGGCCCGCTGGGGCTTTTCCCGGGTGTCGGTGGCCACCTGCTTCCGGCGGTTGCGCTGGTTCTCCAGGACCCGCTCCAGCACCACCTGCAGGGCGGAAAGGTCCACGGGCTTGACCAGGAACTGCTCCGCCCCCAGCTGGATGGCCCGCACCGCCAGCTCGATGCTGCCCTGGGCGGTGACCAGGACGATGGGGACGCCCGCGTCGATGGCCTTGAGCCGGGGCAGAAGCTCCAGCGCGTTGCCGTCCGGCAGGGCGTAGTCCAGGGTCACCGCGTCGTACACGTCCTTGCGGTAGCGGGTCTCGGCCCCGGCGCAGGTGGCGGCCTCGTCCACGGCGTAGCCGTGGAACTCCAGGTAGTCCCGCAGGGCGAAGCGCACCGCGCCTTCGTCGTCCACCACGAGGATCTTCGGCTTGGACATGGGGCCTCAGAGGTTGGGGAGGGTGAAGGCGATGCGAAGCGCGCCGCCGGGACCGGGAGCGGCGGAGAGGGTGCCCCCGTGGGCCTCCAGGATCCGCCGGGCAACGGGGAGGGCCAGGCGCCCCATGCCGGAGGCCCGGAAATGGAAGGGCTCGAAGATCCGCCCGGGGTCCAGGTTCCCGGGCTGGAGGCCGTCCACGTGGCCAGCCGCCGAGGGCCCCGCCTCCAGGACCACCGGCAGGGCCGGGCCCCCGCCCTGCCCCAGGGCCCAGCGCAAAAGGCACACGAAGGCCTCCCGCAGGCGGGCTCCGTCGGCCAGGACCCGCACCGGCGGCCCCGCCCATTCCAGCCGGAGCTCCCTGGAGAGGTCCCGGGCATGGGGCTCGCAAGTGGCCACCGCCTCGCCCAGCACCTGCGGCAGGGAAAGGGGGACCGGTGCCTCCAGGCGGACCTCGCCGTAGGCGTTCAGCTCCTCGATGAACCCCGTGAGCTGCTCGAGGTTCCTGCGCAGGGCCCCGCCGTAGCGCCGGGCCTCCTCCCGGTCCGCGTAGCGCGCCTCGAAGGCGTCCAGGACGGCCGAGAACCCGAAGGCCGCGTTGCGAAGCTCGTGGACCAGGCCGGGCACGAAGGAGGCTCCCGCGGGGCCACGGCCGCGGTCCCGCCGTTCCGTCCGCGCCCGGGCCCGGGCCGCCATTCCCTCCAGGAGCCGCGCGGCCTGCTCCACCCCTTCGCGGAGGCGGGGCCCCAGCGGCCCGTCCACCGAGAGCACGCCCCATGCCATGCGCCCGGGGCCCAGGAGCCGGCGGCCCTGGAGGCCCGGTCCGGGCTCCTCCCACGGATCCCCGGGGGCCGGCGCCGGCATCGCCTCCAACTCCAGGCGCACCGGGGCCCCGCAGAAGGCCTCCACGGCCTCCAGCACCTGGTCCACCTCGACGGGATCGCAGAACCCCATCCTTCGGAGACGGTCCGCACGGACGGCAGGGGTGGCGGAGTTCGGGTCCAAGGGACACCTCGGAAGGGCCCATGGTAACCGCCAGGGTCACCCTAACTGAAGAAATGACTTATATTAATCGCTATTTCAGCTTTTCCAGCACGGAGTCGCTGCGGTGGGAGACGGACGTGAGGTTCTGGTTCACGTGGTTGATCTCCTGGGTGAGATTGCGCACCGCCTCCACCGACTTGCCCAGATGGTCGGCCACCACCGTGAACCCCCGGCCGTGGACCCCGGCCTTGGAGGCCTCGATGCTCGCGTTCAGGGCCAGCATCTGCATGTTGGACATGATGGAGTTGATGCGGCTCACGATGCTGTTGCTGGCGTCCAGGCTGGAGGCGATGTCGTCCTTGATGGTGGAGACCACCTGGGAGATGTCCTCGCGGGTCTGGGCGGCGTTCTCGGCCAGGACTTCCACCATCATCCGGCTGGTGAGGGAGGTGAGGAACATGGTGGCCGTGCCGCGCAGCCGCGCGCGGATCCGGGCCTCCAGTTCGGCGTCCCCGCTGGAGTCGAAGAGGAAGTCGGGCAGGTCCCCGCGGGTTGCCTCCTCGTCGTCGTGGAAGACGCGGATGCCCCTCTGCCGGGCCTCGAGGATGGCCGGAGCGGAGGTGTTCGGGTCCACCACGAAGACCACCTTCCCCACCGAGCTGTTGCCGAAGAACTTCAGGAGGCCCAGGCCGCCCCGCCCGCCGCCGATGATCCCGATGGTGAAGACCTGCTTGCCGAACCATTCGCTCACGATGCGCACCTGTCTGATGGATATCCCCCATGGTCCCACACTTCGCCGCCCGTGTCGGCCCCGGAACTTGACGGGAGGCGCTTCCCGCTAGGACCATGGACCCCTGGAGGAACCCATGGAGCCGGTCA from Geothrix sp. 21YS21S-2 includes these protein-coding regions:
- a CDS encoding sigma-54 dependent transcriptional regulator — protein: MSKPKILVVDDEGAVRFALRDYLEFHGYAVDEAATCAGAETRYRKDVYDAVTLDYALPDGNALELLPRLKAIDAGVPIVLVTAQGSIELAVRAIQLGAEQFLVKPVDLSALQVVLERVLENQRNRRKQVATDTREKPQRAMDLFLGESPAIRKLEEQATRAAAAESPILIQGDTGTGKSELARWLHRHSSRGLEPLLELNCGGFTREFLDTELFGHEKGAFTGAVAAKVGLLEAANRGTVFLDELGDMDLQIQPKLLKALEEKRFRRLGEVHDRKVDFRLIGATHRNLEVLVQERQFRADLFYRVSAIQITVPPLSERAEDIPDLAQSLLGRITEEWGREPVRLSREALGVLQRHGWPGNIRELRNVLERALLGARTLLIESVDLDFASSPRAGAEAVSSRLTLKEMERFHIVQVLKEEGGRVELAARRLDIPRSTLYQKIKALGL
- a CDS encoding sensor histidine kinase KdpD, translating into MDPNSATPAVRADRLRRMGFCDPVEVDQVLEAVEAFCGAPVRLELEAMPAPAPGDPWEEPGPGLQGRRLLGPGRMAWGVLSVDGPLGPRLREGVEQAARLLEGMAARARARTERRDRGRGPAGASFVPGLVHELRNAAFGFSAVLDAFEARYADREEARRYGGALRRNLEQLTGFIEELNAYGEVRLEAPVPLSLPQVLGEAVATCEPHARDLSRELRLEWAGPPVRVLADGARLREAFVCLLRWALGQGGGPALPVVLEAGPSAAGHVDGLQPGNLDPGRIFEPFHFRASGMGRLALPVARRILEAHGGTLSAAPGPGGALRIAFTLPNL
- a CDS encoding methyl-accepting chemotaxis protein, whose translation is MSEWFGKQVFTIGIIGGGRGGLGLLKFFGNSSVGKVVFVVDPNTSAPAILEARQRGIRVFHDDEEATRGDLPDFLFDSSGDAELEARIRARLRGTATMFLTSLTSRMMVEVLAENAAQTREDISQVVSTIKDDIASSLDASNSIVSRINSIMSNMQMLALNASIEASKAGVHGRGFTVVADHLGKSVEAVRNLTQEINHVNQNLTSVSHRSDSVLEKLK